The following coding sequences lie in one Oncorhynchus gorbuscha isolate QuinsamMale2020 ecotype Even-year linkage group LG10, OgorEven_v1.0, whole genome shotgun sequence genomic window:
- the LOC124044978 gene encoding alpha carbonic anhydrase 8-like has translation MTSVNSPACLLARNQFYRNKTSPTESIKPTAVYSLSDWSMLQVLVWVTMSTQPEFPGAGGISKGWWVSVVLGSPKPRTVPSSVPPTHPHPAPPVQRPSPPTPPAHPHPAPPVQHPFPAPQPTTPPAHPHPAPPVQRPGPAPPSQQSGPVETHHHQSTG, from the exons ATGACCAGTGTTAACTCCCCCGCCTGCCTCCTGGCTCGTAACCAGTTCTATCGAA ACAAAACAAGCCCTACAGAGAGTATAAAGCCTACTGCAGTCTACAGCCTCTCTGATTGGTCGATGCTCCAAGTACTGGTCTGGGTGACCATGTCAACACAACCAG AGTTCCCAGGAGCAGGGGGGATATCTAAAGGATGGTGGGTCAGTGTGGTTCTGGGGAGCCCCAAACCACGCACCGTCCCGTCCAGCGTCCCCCCAACCCACCCTCACCCGGCGCCCCCTGTCCAGCGCCCCAGCCCACCCACCCCTCCAGCCCACCCACACCCGGCGCCCCCAGTCCAGCACCCCTTTCCAGCGCCCCAGCCCACCACCCCTCCAGCCCACCCTCACCCGGCGCCCCCAGTCCAGCGCCCCGGTCCAGCGCCCCCCAGCCAACAGAGCGGTCCAGTagagacacaccaccaccaaTCAACAGGTTGA